One genomic region from Streptomyces sp. NBC_01304 encodes:
- a CDS encoding sigma-70 family RNA polymerase sigma factor, translating to MDGNELLAKHFEEHRSHLRAVAYRMLGSLSEAEDAVQETWLKAARADTAGVANLAGWLTTVVSRVCLDMLRSRASRREDSLDEHGTGPRAPLRRHTDPVEEALQADSVGLALLVVLDKLSPAERIAFVLHDLFAVPFSDIAPIVDRSPETTQRIASRARRRVRGNSGPDSDDRMRRYRAVEVFLQAAQDGEFEALLAMLDPDVTYRTDEAARLLGAGTALDGGRVLAEAFCGKAQIARAIMLDGEPGMVLAPHGELRLVLTFRFAGARIAEIHAVAADDRLSRMELTVP from the coding sequence GTGGATGGCAACGAATTGCTCGCGAAGCACTTCGAGGAGCATCGGAGCCACCTACGGGCGGTGGCCTACCGGATGTTGGGGTCGCTCAGCGAGGCAGAGGACGCCGTCCAGGAGACCTGGCTCAAGGCCGCCAGAGCCGACACCGCAGGCGTAGCGAACCTGGCCGGCTGGCTGACCACCGTGGTGAGCCGGGTGTGTCTGGACATGCTCAGGTCCCGCGCGTCACGCCGCGAGGACTCCCTCGACGAACACGGCACAGGCCCCAGGGCGCCGCTTCGGCGGCACACCGACCCCGTGGAGGAGGCTCTGCAGGCGGACTCTGTCGGCTTGGCGCTGCTGGTCGTCCTGGACAAACTCTCCCCGGCCGAACGGATCGCCTTCGTCCTGCACGACCTGTTCGCCGTACCGTTCAGCGACATCGCCCCGATCGTCGACCGCAGCCCCGAGACGACGCAGCGGATCGCCAGCAGGGCGCGCCGACGGGTGCGAGGCAACTCCGGGCCGGACAGCGACGACCGTATGCGGCGGTACCGCGCCGTCGAGGTGTTCCTGCAGGCCGCACAGGACGGCGAGTTCGAGGCCCTCCTTGCGATGCTCGATCCGGACGTGACCTACCGAACGGACGAGGCCGCGCGTCTGCTGGGTGCGGGGACCGCCCTCGACGGCGGCCGAGTCCTCGCCGAAGCGTTCTGCGGAAAAGCACAGATCGCCCGGGCGATCATGCTCGACGGCGAGCCGGGCATGGTGCTGGCCCCGCACGGCGAACTGAGGCTGGTCCTGACCTTCCGATTCGCGGGCGCTCGTATCGCCGAGATCCACGCGGTCGCGGCGGACGATCGACTGTCGCGAATGGAACTCACGGTGCCATAG
- a CDS encoding Pr6Pr family membrane protein, with product MIAPFSGHVPAEAVVPPVRRPLVAIAQALVALAAVAGTVIDLILGSPLQVLSYFTIQSNLLLAIVFGASAWRAWQGRPPLPAWMTAGATLFIAITGLVYHLVLANSSSGFSMTGEVTLTGWRVVSNDLLHSVTPLGAALVWLLLVRPGGLRLGHAGWWMLYPLAYFCFALVRGAIMSPGSTARYPYPFLDVDQHGYLGVLGNGVVFGLLFYALALAIVGLDRIRPDLGGRGNRISSPGDGPLK from the coding sequence ATGATCGCGCCGTTTTCCGGACATGTCCCCGCAGAGGCCGTCGTACCGCCGGTCCGCCGTCCGCTCGTCGCGATCGCGCAGGCCCTGGTCGCCCTGGCCGCGGTTGCCGGGACCGTGATCGACCTGATCCTGGGCAGTCCACTCCAGGTGCTCAGCTACTTCACGATCCAGAGCAATCTGCTGCTCGCGATCGTCTTCGGCGCCTCCGCCTGGCGGGCCTGGCAGGGCCGGCCGCCGCTGCCCGCGTGGATGACGGCCGGCGCGACCCTGTTCATCGCGATCACCGGGCTCGTCTACCACCTGGTCCTGGCCAACTCCTCCAGCGGCTTCTCCATGACCGGGGAGGTCACCCTCACCGGCTGGCGCGTCGTCTCCAACGACCTCCTCCACTCGGTGACCCCGCTCGGCGCCGCCCTGGTCTGGCTCCTCCTGGTCCGCCCCGGCGGCCTGCGGCTCGGCCACGCGGGCTGGTGGATGCTCTACCCGCTGGCCTACTTCTGCTTCGCGCTCGTACGCGGCGCGATCATGTCGCCGGGGTCCACGGCCCGCTATCCGTACCCCTTCCTCGACGTCGACCAGCACGGCTATCTCGGGGTTCTGGGCAATGGCGTGGTCTTCGGGCTGCTCTTCTACGCCCTGGCCCTGGCGATCGTCGGGCTCGACCGGATCCGGCCCGACCTGGGGGGTCGCGGAAACCGGATTTCGTCTCCGGGCGACGGTCCGCTAAAGTAA
- a CDS encoding GatB/YqeY domain-containing protein: MSLKSKLQEDLNVSIKARDELRSSTLRMTLAAIQKEEVAGKEKRELSDDEVQKVITREGKKRREAAEAFEKGGRAESAEREKAEGEILAEYLPKQLGDDELKAIVAQAVEEAKAAGAEGPRAMGQVMKIVNPKVAGLAEGGRVAAVVKQLLAG, translated from the coding sequence ATGAGCCTCAAGTCCAAGCTGCAGGAAGACCTCAACGTCTCGATCAAGGCGCGTGACGAGCTCCGCTCCTCGACGCTGCGCATGACCCTGGCCGCGATCCAGAAGGAGGAGGTCGCGGGCAAGGAGAAGCGCGAGCTCTCCGACGACGAGGTCCAGAAGGTGATCACCCGCGAGGGGAAGAAGCGCCGCGAGGCGGCCGAGGCCTTCGAGAAGGGCGGTCGCGCCGAGTCGGCCGAGCGGGAGAAGGCGGAGGGCGAGATCCTCGCCGAGTACCTGCCGAAGCAGCTCGGCGACGACGAGCTGAAGGCGATCGTCGCCCAGGCCGTCGAGGAGGCGAAGGCCGCGGGCGCCGAGGGCCCCCGCGCCATGGGCCAGGTCATGAAGATCGTGAACCCGAAGGTCGCCGGCCTCGCTGAGGGCGGCCGGGTCGCGGCCGTGGTCAAGCAGTTGCTCGCAGGCTGA
- a CDS encoding DoxX family protein: protein MNVALWIVAGVLAAVLFASSAKLVIPKEKILAAGGYAAWAEDFSPAALKALGVVDLMGAVGLILPAVLGIAPALVPVAATGVALLFVGAIVVRVRRGLWATAVAEVLYLALAVFVAWGRFGPESFA from the coding sequence ATGAACGTTGCGCTGTGGATCGTCGCCGGAGTGCTGGCGGCCGTGCTCTTCGCCAGCAGCGCCAAGCTGGTGATCCCGAAAGAGAAGATCCTGGCCGCGGGAGGCTACGCCGCCTGGGCCGAGGACTTCAGTCCGGCCGCGCTGAAGGCACTTGGGGTGGTGGACCTCATGGGCGCGGTGGGGCTGATCCTGCCCGCCGTGCTCGGCATCGCGCCGGCCCTGGTTCCGGTGGCCGCGACCGGCGTGGCCCTGCTGTTCGTTGGAGCGATCGTCGTCCGGGTCCGTCGCGGTCTGTGGGCGACGGCCGTCGCCGAGGTGCTCTACCTCGCCCTGGCCGTCTTTGTGGCCTGGGGCCGCTTCGGCCCCGAGTCCTTCGCCTGA
- a CDS encoding carboxymuconolactone decarboxylase family protein, translating into MTNQHANQATEAPVAVKARMKSPAMVLPGVVQNIHQLMESARAGGVPDATLELVHLRVSQINGCGYCVDAGAAQARKAGMSEERISAVAAWREAPYYTASERAALSLAEYATRIADKSEPVPDDVWEEAIRYFDEKQMASLVMWIAITNLFNRINVPVRQPAGKLAG; encoded by the coding sequence ATGACCAACCAGCATGCGAACCAGGCCACCGAGGCACCCGTGGCCGTCAAGGCGCGGATGAAGAGCCCGGCGATGGTTCTCCCCGGCGTCGTACAGAACATCCACCAGCTCATGGAGAGCGCCCGCGCGGGTGGCGTGCCCGACGCGACCCTGGAGCTGGTGCATCTGCGCGTGAGCCAGATCAACGGATGCGGATATTGCGTGGACGCCGGTGCGGCGCAGGCGCGCAAGGCCGGTATGAGCGAGGAGCGGATATCCGCGGTCGCGGCCTGGCGCGAGGCGCCGTACTACACGGCGAGCGAGCGGGCTGCGCTCTCCCTGGCGGAGTACGCGACCAGGATCGCCGACAAGAGCGAGCCGGTGCCGGACGACGTGTGGGAAGAGGCGATCCGGTACTTCGACGAGAAGCAGATGGCCTCGCTCGTCATGTGGATCGCCATCACCAACCTCTTTAACCGCATCAACGTCCCGGTACGACAGCCCGCGGGCAAGCTCGCCGGCTGA
- a CDS encoding WhiB family transcriptional regulator: MGWVTDWSAQAACRTTDPDELFVQGAAQNRAKAVCTGCPVRTECLADALDNRVEFGVWGGMTERERRALLRRRPTVTSWRRLLETARTEYERGAGILPLDVDEFDEQENYESYAAVG, translated from the coding sequence ATGGGCTGGGTAACCGACTGGAGTGCGCAGGCGGCCTGCCGCACTACCGATCCGGATGAACTGTTCGTTCAAGGAGCAGCGCAGAACCGGGCGAAGGCGGTGTGCACCGGATGTCCGGTGCGTACCGAGTGCTTGGCCGATGCGTTGGACAATCGCGTCGAATTCGGCGTATGGGGCGGCATGACCGAGCGGGAACGGCGCGCACTGCTGCGCCGGCGTCCCACGGTCACGTCCTGGCGCCGACTGCTGGAGACCGCACGCACCGAGTACGAGCGTGGTGCGGGCATCCTGCCGCTGGACGTCGACGAGTTCGACGAGCAGGAGAACTACGAGAGCTACGCCGCAGTGGGATAG
- a CDS encoding helix-turn-helix domain-containing protein, whose product MPRLHGPAEVAEALGCSTWWVKDRARRRLIPHTRVGRAYRFTAEHLAEIIRLQETGPTNVAPSAPPARTPAPRPAARRREEPAVTPIPRLRARPPRRARQSNYDTAA is encoded by the coding sequence TTGCCGCGTCTCCACGGCCCCGCGGAGGTAGCCGAAGCACTCGGCTGCTCCACCTGGTGGGTCAAGGACCGCGCCCGCCGACGCCTCATTCCGCACACCCGCGTCGGCCGCGCCTACCGGTTCACCGCCGAGCACCTCGCCGAGATCATCCGGCTCCAGGAGACGGGCCCGACGAATGTAGCCCCGAGCGCGCCCCCTGCCCGGACGCCCGCGCCCCGGCCTGCCGCCCGCCGGCGAGAAGAACCTGCCGTGACGCCGATACCGCGTCTACGGGCCAGGCCGCCGCGCCGTGCCCGGCAGAGCAACTACGACACCGCTGCGTAG
- a CDS encoding transglycosylase domain-containing protein: MGNKLSGGGLSPLQQAAKFLGVSVLSGAVLAGIALPAAGALGLAAKGSVEGFDEIPDQLQQPPLSQRSTILDADGGEIATVFSRDRTLVDLKDISPYMQKAIVAIEDSRFYEHGAVDLKGILRALNQNARSGGVSQGASTLTQQYVKNVFVEEAMDDREKVAEATQQTLGRKIRELKYAIQLEDKLGKKKILENYLNITFFGQQAYGVESASKRYFSKPAKDLKLEEAALLAGIVQSPSRYDPVNDSQEATKRRNTVLQRMADVHDVSQEEADKAKAKPIALNVSKPQEGCITAVKGASFFCQYVENVFLNDPAFGDTREERRKVWDRGGLKIQTTLDPQAQESVQASLKRHVYKDDLVAGAATIVEPGSGKILAMGQSKPYGYKKNETEINYSVEKRMSGGLGFPTGSTFKPFVAAAAIEGGTPPTQSYPAPYEMPYPSPIQGCDTTYKNLRNEKLENEDEKEVGPYALKDAMNQSVNTYFVQMIADIGMCPVLDMTQKLHVNQGDGEKLPESPSALTLGSNAITPLTMASAYATFANRGTYCSPVAIAAIRDPKGNSLEVPKSTCAQAMSTQTADTINTLLRGVVDSGTGKQAGLGDGRANAGKTGTTDSRKNAWFVGYTPNMAGAVWVGSAMQNVEMENITIGGRFHPKVYGGEVPGPIWRDAMTGALAGKPAPPFNIVHIPDAKDKDKDKPDDDRDEDGKPGRPGGNDNGGGDGGTEEPWPGISLPPGTIGGNDGGNGNGGGNGGWPQGR; encoded by the coding sequence ATGGGTAACAAGCTCTCGGGCGGCGGTCTGTCTCCACTTCAGCAGGCAGCCAAGTTCCTCGGCGTCAGCGTGCTCTCCGGAGCCGTGCTGGCCGGTATCGCCCTGCCCGCGGCAGGTGCGCTCGGCCTCGCGGCGAAGGGATCGGTCGAGGGGTTCGACGAGATCCCGGACCAGCTGCAGCAGCCACCGCTGAGCCAGCGCTCCACCATCCTGGACGCCGACGGCGGCGAGATCGCCACCGTCTTCTCGCGCGACCGCACGCTGGTGGACCTCAAGGACATCTCGCCGTACATGCAGAAGGCGATCGTCGCGATCGAGGACTCGCGCTTCTACGAGCACGGCGCGGTCGACCTCAAGGGCATCCTGCGCGCGCTCAATCAGAACGCGCGGTCGGGCGGCGTCTCGCAGGGCGCGTCCACCCTGACGCAGCAGTACGTGAAGAACGTCTTCGTCGAAGAGGCGATGGACGACCGCGAGAAGGTCGCCGAGGCCACCCAGCAGACCCTCGGCCGGAAGATCCGCGAGCTGAAGTACGCGATCCAGCTCGAGGACAAGCTGGGCAAGAAGAAGATCCTCGAGAACTACCTGAACATCACGTTCTTCGGCCAGCAGGCCTACGGCGTCGAGTCCGCGTCCAAGCGTTACTTCTCCAAGCCCGCCAAGGACCTGAAGCTGGAGGAGGCCGCGCTCCTCGCCGGCATCGTGCAGTCACCGAGCCGGTACGACCCGGTCAATGACTCGCAGGAGGCCACCAAGCGGCGCAACACCGTGCTGCAGCGCATGGCCGACGTGCACGACGTCTCGCAGGAAGAGGCCGACAAGGCCAAGGCGAAGCCCATCGCCCTCAACGTCAGCAAGCCCCAGGAAGGCTGCATCACGGCGGTGAAGGGCGCCTCGTTCTTCTGCCAGTACGTCGAGAACGTCTTCCTCAACGATCCGGCGTTCGGCGACACCCGCGAGGAGCGGCGGAAGGTCTGGGACCGTGGCGGCCTGAAGATCCAGACGACGCTGGACCCGCAGGCCCAGGAGTCGGTGCAGGCCTCGCTCAAGAGGCACGTGTACAAGGACGACCTGGTGGCCGGCGCGGCCACGATCGTCGAGCCGGGCAGCGGCAAGATCCTGGCGATGGGCCAGTCGAAGCCGTACGGCTACAAGAAGAACGAGACGGAGATCAACTACTCCGTCGAGAAGCGCATGAGCGGCGGGCTCGGCTTCCCGACCGGTTCGACGTTCAAGCCGTTCGTGGCGGCCGCGGCCATAGAGGGTGGCACGCCGCCGACCCAGTCGTACCCGGCGCCGTACGAAATGCCGTATCCCAGCCCGATCCAGGGCTGCGACACCACGTACAAGAACCTGCGCAACGAGAAGCTGGAGAACGAGGACGAGAAGGAGGTCGGCCCGTATGCGCTGAAGGACGCGATGAACCAATCGGTCAACACGTACTTCGTGCAGATGATCGCCGACATCGGCATGTGCCCGGTCCTCGACATGACCCAGAAGCTCCATGTGAACCAGGGTGACGGCGAGAAGCTCCCCGAGTCGCCCTCGGCGCTCACCCTCGGCTCCAACGCCATCACCCCGCTGACCATGGCATCCGCGTACGCGACCTTCGCCAACCGGGGCACGTACTGCTCGCCCGTGGCCATCGCCGCGATCCGGGACCCGAAGGGCAACAGCCTCGAGGTGCCCAAGTCGACCTGCGCTCAGGCGATGTCGACGCAGACCGCGGACACCATCAACACGCTGCTGCGCGGCGTGGTCGACTCCGGTACCGGCAAGCAGGCCGGCCTCGGCGACGGCCGAGCGAACGCGGGCAAGACCGGTACCACCGACTCCCGCAAGAACGCCTGGTTCGTCGGCTACACGCCGAACATGGCGGGCGCCGTCTGGGTCGGCAGTGCCATGCAGAACGTCGAGATGGAGAACATCACCATCGGTGGCCGCTTCCACCCGAAGGTCTACGGCGGTGAGGTCCCGGGCCCGATCTGGCGGGACGCCATGACCGGCGCCCTGGCCGGCAAGCCCGCGCCCCCCTTCAACATCGTCCACATCCCGGATGCCAAGGACAAGGACAAGGACAAGCCCGACGACGACCGCGACGAGGACGGCAAGCCCGGCCGTCCCGGCGGCAACGACAACGGCGGCGGCGACGGCGGGACCGAGGAGCCGTGGCCCGGCATCTCACTGCCGCCCGGCACCATCGGCGGCAACGACGGCGGCAATGGCAACGGCGGAGGGAACGGCGGCTGGCCGCAGGGTCGTTAG
- a CDS encoding LacI family DNA-binding transcriptional regulator, translating to MGYAEKRATYWRARYKLADGKYPTLTDATGAVIKFATKREAKQAADEEEAKVRRGVWRAPDLGQETFGEYASRWYEAQDLAASTMQNYKRHIEEHLLPDFEDKALAGILRTDVDAWAKKERAAYAASSVKTWRSTLHLILEDAVDEGLITANPATRRRGRGRRAGRSRDRGPEKVITDALGILLAAERASLLSGRDDEFVATVHKGYTGIRWGELVGLETEFVRPEAFRIEWQLYELDTGEFVRCPPKDDSYRTIDSTDWLSSLVFDHIARTKPQPCPCHGKTYVYRGLGAARTGGHQGAKLVDVARRADVSTGTVSNVLNRPERVTEATRAKVEHAIADLGFIRGGTTSEHASHWRRNSFSTWLFTPAVSGWYPKKAPQEARPVPILGEPYPGLPIRGRNSQGRADSCWLPIAKGLTPHGLRHTHRAQMEDLGTEKVLMDERMGHLDGSVSARYAHVTPGMRRRLIAGLTQQWESALDARLSMGPRSPVAVLDRLLRAR from the coding sequence ATGGGATACGCAGAGAAGCGCGCCACTTACTGGCGAGCCCGCTACAAGCTGGCCGACGGCAAGTACCCCACGCTCACCGATGCCACCGGTGCCGTGATCAAGTTCGCCACCAAGCGCGAGGCGAAGCAGGCCGCGGACGAGGAAGAGGCCAAGGTACGGCGTGGCGTCTGGCGTGCTCCGGACCTCGGCCAGGAGACCTTCGGCGAGTACGCGAGTCGCTGGTACGAGGCCCAGGACCTGGCCGCGTCCACCATGCAGAACTACAAGCGCCACATCGAGGAGCACCTGCTCCCCGACTTCGAGGACAAGGCGCTCGCCGGCATCCTGCGCACCGACGTCGACGCGTGGGCGAAGAAGGAGCGGGCCGCGTACGCGGCCTCCAGCGTCAAGACCTGGCGCTCCACGCTCCACCTGATTCTCGAAGACGCGGTCGACGAGGGCCTGATCACTGCGAACCCGGCCACCAGACGCCGAGGCCGGGGCAGGCGCGCCGGCCGCTCCCGCGACCGTGGCCCGGAGAAGGTCATCACCGACGCACTCGGCATCCTGCTGGCCGCTGAGCGGGCTTCCTTGCTCTCCGGTCGCGACGACGAGTTCGTCGCGACGGTCCACAAGGGCTATACCGGCATACGCTGGGGCGAACTAGTGGGCCTGGAGACCGAGTTCGTCCGCCCGGAAGCCTTCCGCATTGAGTGGCAGCTGTACGAACTCGACACCGGGGAGTTCGTCCGCTGCCCGCCCAAGGACGACAGCTACCGCACCATCGACTCGACGGACTGGCTCTCGTCCCTGGTCTTCGACCACATCGCCCGTACTAAGCCGCAGCCCTGCCCGTGCCACGGCAAGACCTACGTGTACCGCGGGCTCGGCGCAGCCCGAACCGGCGGCCACCAGGGCGCCAAGCTCGTTGACGTGGCACGCCGTGCCGACGTCTCGACGGGCACGGTGTCCAACGTCCTCAATCGCCCCGAGCGCGTCACTGAAGCCACGCGGGCCAAGGTGGAGCACGCCATCGCTGACCTCGGCTTCATACGTGGCGGCACGACATCCGAGCACGCGTCCCACTGGCGCCGAAACAGCTTCTCCACATGGCTGTTCACGCCCGCAGTCTCCGGCTGGTATCCGAAGAAGGCACCCCAGGAAGCCCGCCCTGTCCCGATCCTCGGCGAGCCGTATCCCGGCCTCCCGATCCGCGGTCGCAACTCCCAAGGCCGCGCCGACTCTTGCTGGCTCCCGATCGCCAAGGGCCTGACCCCACACGGCTTGCGGCATACCCACCGTGCCCAGATGGAAGACCTCGGCACAGAGAAGGTCCTCATGGACGAGCGTATGGGCCACCTCGACGGCTCGGTCTCGGCCCGGTACGCCCACGTAACTCCTGGCATGCGGCGACGTCTCATAGCGGGCCTTACCCAGCAGTGGGAGTCAGCACTCGACGCCCGCCTTTCGATGGGTCCTCGTTCGCCGGTGGCCGTACTCGACAGGTTGCTTCGGGCCCGCTGA
- a CDS encoding ATP-binding protein: protein MTAASREPQPVHAAVLKLNAMLAKRGIDPNAPLPEDPPEHLAALELAEARIPDLYKNAVADHPTVQAWIQEIARLGRTGPGGAPGIDHGPSLLILGPVGRGKTRQAYGTVRGLLTTGVRLRWQLITAADMYSALSPRPRVDSEAEFWRLARCPLLIIDDLGADNPSEWARKMTYRLINYRYSERLPTVFTTDLTPAELRAAIGERSASRLVEMAYPVVLDGEDHRRDPARRAGFQMAPALPPRPTGFPSGSPASGPRR, encoded by the coding sequence GTGACCGCAGCTTCCCGTGAGCCGCAGCCGGTGCACGCCGCAGTGCTCAAGCTCAATGCGATGCTCGCCAAGCGGGGGATCGACCCCAACGCCCCGCTCCCCGAGGACCCTCCGGAGCACCTCGCCGCTCTCGAACTGGCTGAGGCCCGCATCCCCGACCTCTACAAGAACGCGGTCGCCGACCACCCCACGGTGCAAGCGTGGATCCAGGAGATCGCCCGACTCGGCCGGACAGGGCCAGGGGGTGCTCCCGGCATCGACCACGGCCCGTCCTTGCTGATCCTCGGGCCCGTCGGGAGGGGCAAGACCCGTCAGGCGTACGGCACCGTCCGAGGGTTGCTCACCACCGGCGTGCGCCTCAGATGGCAGCTCATCACGGCCGCCGACATGTACAGCGCCTTGAGCCCGCGCCCTCGTGTCGACTCCGAAGCGGAGTTCTGGCGTCTGGCGCGGTGCCCTCTGCTCATCATCGATGACCTCGGGGCGGACAACCCGTCGGAGTGGGCACGGAAGATGACGTACCGGCTGATCAACTACCGGTACAGCGAGCGGCTTCCCACGGTGTTCACCACCGACCTCACGCCTGCCGAGCTGCGGGCCGCGATCGGTGAGCGCAGCGCATCCCGCCTCGTCGAGATGGCCTATCCGGTGGTCCTCGACGGTGAGGACCACCGGCGCGATCCCGCACGCCGCGCAGGGTTCCAGATGGCTCCCGCGCTCCCACCGCGGCCGACCGGGTTCCCCTCGGGATCGCCTGCCTCCGGTCCGCGGCGGTAG
- a CDS encoding ArsA family ATPase, producing the protein MTLDAAPVLDIDPLIDDPKTRIIVCCGSGGVGKTTTAAALGLRAAERGRKVVVLTIDPARRLAQSMGIDSLDNTPRRVKEVSGDGELHAMMLDMKRTFDEIVEAHADAERAAAILSNPFYQSLSAGFAGTQEYMAMEKLGQLRARDEWDLIVVDTPPSRSALDFLDAPKNLGSFLDGKFIRVLMAPAKVGGRAGMKFLNVGMSMMTGTLGKLLGGQFLRDVQTFVAAMDTMFGGFRTRADATYRLLQAPGTAFLVVAAPERDALREAAYFVERLAAEQMPLAGLVLNRVHGSGAARLSAERALAAAENLDERRIVDQETGKVGVRNSPESSETSGHDGSEASGHDSSEPRLATDVTAGLLRLHAERMQLLAREQRTRDRFTALHPEVAVAEVAALPGDVHDLKGLRDIGDRLAAG; encoded by the coding sequence ATGACGTTGGATGCGGCCCCCGTCCTGGACATCGACCCGCTGATCGACGACCCGAAGACCCGGATCATCGTGTGCTGCGGTTCCGGTGGCGTCGGCAAGACCACGACGGCCGCGGCGCTCGGCCTGCGGGCGGCGGAGCGCGGCCGCAAGGTCGTGGTCCTGACGATCGACCCCGCGCGCCGACTCGCCCAGTCCATGGGCATCGACTCCCTCGACAACACCCCGCGCCGGGTGAAGGAGGTCAGCGGCGACGGCGAACTGCACGCCATGATGCTCGACATGAAGCGCACCTTCGACGAGATCGTCGAGGCGCACGCGGATGCCGAGCGGGCCGCCGCGATCCTGTCGAACCCCTTCTACCAGTCGCTCTCGGCGGGCTTCGCGGGCACGCAGGAGTACATGGCGATGGAGAAGCTGGGCCAGCTGCGGGCCCGGGACGAGTGGGATCTGATCGTCGTCGATACGCCGCCGTCGCGGTCGGCGCTCGACTTCCTGGATGCCCCGAAGAATCTGGGGTCGTTCCTGGACGGCAAGTTCATCCGGGTCCTGATGGCGCCGGCGAAGGTCGGCGGGCGGGCCGGGATGAAGTTCCTGAACGTCGGCATGTCGATGATGACGGGGACGCTCGGGAAGCTGCTCGGGGGTCAATTCCTGCGCGACGTGCAGACGTTCGTGGCGGCGATGGACACGATGTTCGGCGGCTTCCGCACCCGTGCGGACGCGACGTACCGGCTGCTGCAGGCGCCCGGCACGGCCTTCTTGGTGGTGGCGGCCCCGGAGCGGGACGCGCTGCGGGAGGCGGCCTACTTCGTGGAGCGGCTCGCCGCCGAGCAGATGCCACTGGCGGGCCTGGTGCTCAACCGGGTGCACGGCAGCGGCGCCGCCCGGCTGTCGGCCGAGCGGGCGCTCGCCGCTGCGGAAAATCTTGACGAGCGCCGCATTGTGGATCAGGAGACCGGGAAGGTAGGAGTTCGTAACTCCCCCGAATCTTCTGAGACTTCAGGGCATGACGGTTCTGAGGCTTCAGGGCACGACTCTTCCGAACCCCGGCTCGCCACCGACGTGACCGCCGGTTTGCTGCGGCTGCACGCCGAGCGCATGCAGCTGCTTGCGCGCGAGCAGCGGACACGTGACCGCTTCACCGCGCTCCACCCGGAGGTGGCCGTGGCCGAGGTGGCCGCGTTGCCCGGTGATGTGCATGACCTCAAGGGCCTGCGGGACATCGGAGACCGGCTCGCGGCCGGTTGA
- a CDS encoding metallophosphoesterase, with protein sequence MRARYGVPLSIAAAGAAGVVYAAGFEVRSFRLRRITVPVLPPGMRPLRVLQVSDIHMVGGQRKKARWLQSLAGLRPDFVVNTGDNLSDPEAVPEVLDALGPLMEFPGTYVFGSNDYYGPTLRNPARYLFEKARGKHGLNGNPPVVGAVHNPWEGLRDGFDAAGWVGLSNSRGSLKIDGMEIGLTGLDDPHIKRDRYARVAGGPVPGADFSLGIVHAPYLRTLDAFTSDGYELVLAGHTHGGQLCIPFYGALVTNCDLDTQRVKGLSTHSAGEQTSYLHVSAGCGTSRYTPVRFACPPEATLLTLVGRRD encoded by the coding sequence ATGCGCGCGCGATACGGAGTTCCCCTGTCCATTGCCGCGGCGGGCGCCGCCGGTGTGGTGTACGCGGCCGGGTTCGAGGTCCGGTCCTTCCGGCTCCGGCGGATCACGGTTCCCGTGCTGCCGCCCGGAATGCGGCCCCTCCGTGTCCTCCAGGTCTCGGACATCCACATGGTGGGCGGGCAGCGCAAGAAGGCCCGCTGGCTGCAGTCCCTTGCCGGGCTGCGCCCCGACTTCGTGGTCAACACCGGGGACAACCTGTCCGACCCGGAGGCCGTGCCGGAGGTTCTGGACGCGCTCGGCCCGCTGATGGAGTTCCCGGGGACGTACGTCTTCGGCTCGAACGACTACTACGGGCCCACGCTCCGCAACCCCGCCCGCTATCTCTTCGAGAAGGCCCGCGGCAAGCACGGCCTCAACGGCAACCCGCCGGTCGTCGGCGCCGTCCACAACCCGTGGGAGGGGCTGCGCGACGGCTTCGACGCGGCGGGCTGGGTGGGGCTCAGCAACAGCCGCGGCTCGCTGAAGATCGACGGGATGGAGATCGGGCTGACCGGCCTGGACGACCCGCACATCAAGCGGGACCGGTACGCGCGCGTGGCGGGCGGTCCGGTGCCGGGAGCCGACTTCTCCCTCGGCATCGTGCACGCCCCGTACCTCCGCACCCTCGACGCCTTCACCTCGGACGGCTACGAGCTGGTCCTCGCCGGGCACACCCACGGCGGGCAGCTCTGCATCCCCTTCTACGGCGCCCTCGTCACCAACTGCGACCTGGACACGCAGCGGGTGAAGGGGCTCTCCACGCACTCGGCGGGCGAGCAGACGTCGTACCTGCACGTCTCGGCGGGCTGCGGGACGAGCCGCTATACGCCGGTACGTTTCGCGTGCCCGCCGGAGGCGACGCTGCTGACGCTGGTGGGGCGCCGGGACTGA